One region of Vitis vinifera cultivar Pinot Noir 40024 chromosome 1, ASM3070453v1 genomic DNA includes:
- the LOC100255708 gene encoding phosphate transporter PHO1 homolog 3 produces the protein MKFGKEFKAQMVTEWQEAYMDYHYLKNLLKELQRFKGKNERSPTTSARLQRKLTLVRAFSGLTQRHNHPTTPSPTDVECQDNLVNSVEQGGSGVYEIMSPILKAEEGEIELVYFKRLDEEFNKVVQFYRSKVEEVMNEAALLNKQMDALIAFRVKVRNPQGFMDSSVEMARLSVDVATSTAALSATTPSAARSSRRIFDIGTIEEVEEEISKIEQSDDVEFSVAKDVEKPKTTKQSSQEGKPNSIRASTRPAPLQVLRSVKMNNTLETPRSTIKGCLNVPQCREMNFTRENLEKVQNQLKRAFVEFYHKLRLLKSYSFMNTLAFSKIMKKYDKITSKHASKAFLKKVDDSYLGSSDKVTKLMERVESTFIKHFSNSNRGKGMKILRQKAKKEKHKVTFTLGFFAGCSVSLLVSLIMVIHTRDLLIMEFKQERTQYMQNMFPLYSFFGFIVLHMLMYAGNIYFWQQYRVNYSFIFGFKQGTQLGYREVFFLSFGLSVLAQASVLSNLDLEMDPKTKSHQAITELVPLALLVLVIAILFCPFNIIYRSSRFFFLTCLFHCICAPLYKVTLPDFFLADQLTSQVQAFRSFEFFLCYYGMGDYRLRQNTCKRNDAYNAFLFIVAAVPYWCRFLQCLRRLFEEKDPMQGYNGLKYFSTVVAVSVRTAYSLNRGLAWRIVAFISSAFAAVFSTYWDLVFDWGLLQKHSKNPWLRDKLLIPYKSVYFGAMVLNVLLRLAWLQTVLNFKLPFLHTEALVTIVACLEIIRRGIWNFFRIENEHLNNVGKYRAFKSVPLPFNYDEEDEEKDE, from the exons ATGAAGTTCGGAAAGGAGTTCAAGGCACAAATGGTGACGGAATGGCAAGAAGCATATATGGATTATCATTATCTCAAGAACCTTCTAAAAGAATTGCAACGCTTCAAGGGAAAAAATGAAAGGTCACCAACCACCTCAGCTCGGCTGCAGCGAAAGTTGACACTGGTCCGAGCTTTCAGTGGCCTAACACAAAGACACAACCATCCCACAACCCCATCACCAACCGACGTGGAATGCCAAGATAATCTGGTGAATTCAGTGGAGCAAGGAGGCTCGGGGGTCTATGAGATTATGTCGCCCATATTGAAAGCCGAGGAAGGAGAAATAGAGCTTGTCTACTTCAAAAGGCTTGACGAGGAGTTCAATAAAGTTGTCCAGTTCTACAGATCTAAGGTGGAAGAGGTGATGAATGAGGCAGCATTATTGAATAAGCAAATGGATGCTTTAATCGCTTTTCGAGTAAAAGTGAGGAATCCACAAGGTTTCATGGATAGTTCAGTGGAGATGGCTCGCCTTTCTGTGGATGTTGCAACTTCAACTGCAGCGCTGTCCGCCACTACTCCATCTGCAGCTAGATCAAGCC GAAGAATTTTTGATATTGGTACAATAGAAGAAGTTGAGGAGGAGATCAGCAAGATTGAGCAATCTGATGATGTTGAATTTAGTGTAGCCAAAGATGTGGAGAAGCCCAAAACTACCAAGCAAAGTAGTCAAGAAGGGAAGCCAAATAGCATCAGGGCCAGTACTAGACCAGCTCCATTACAAGTACTTAGAAGTGTGAAAATGAACAACACCTTGGAGACACCTCGTTCCACCATCAAAGGCTGCCTCAACGTTCCTCAGTGCAGAGAGATGAATTTCACCAGGGAAAATTTAgagaaagttcaaaatcaaCTTAAGCGGGCTTTTGTTGAATTCTACCACAAGCTTCGCCTTCTAAAAAGCTACAG CTTCATGAATACGTTGGCGTTTTCCAAGATCATGAAGAAATATGACAAG ATAACATCCAAACATGCATCAAAGGCTTTCCTCAAAAAGGTGGATGATTCTTATCTTGGCAGCTCTGATAAG GTTACCAAGCTTATGGAGAGGGTGGAATCTACATTCATCAAGCATTTCTCCAACTCAAACCGTGGAAAAGGGATGAAGATCTTGAGACAAAAAGCTAAGAAAGAAAAGCATAAAGTGACTTTTACGCTAG GCTTCTTTGCTGGTTGTTCAGTATCTCTTTTAGTGTCCCTCATAATGGTCATCCATACCCGGGATCTCCTAATAATGGAATTTAAGCAAGAAAGAACGCAATACATGCAAAACATGTTTCCTCTTTATAG CTTCTTCGGCTTCATTGTTCTCCACATGCTTATGTATGCTGGGAATATATACTTTTGGCAGCAATACAGAGTcaattattcatttatatttggttttaagcAAGGAACACAGTTGGGTTATCGCGAAGTTTTCTTCCTTAGTTTTGGGCTTTCAGTATTAGCACAGGCCAGTGTGCTCTCAAACCTTGACTTAGAGATGGACCCCAAAACAAAGTCCCACCAAGCAATCACTGAACTTGTCCCTCTGGCTTTACTTGTC CTTGTGATTGCCATATTGTTCTGCCCATTCAACATCATATATCGCTCAAGTCGATTCTTCTTCCTCACATGTTTGTTTCACTGTATCTGTGCACCTCTCTACAAG GTCACACTCCCAGACTTTTTCTTGGCAGACCAGCTAACTAGCCAG GTGCAAGCATTTAGAAGTTTTGAGTTCTTTTTGTGCTACTATGGTATGGGAGATTACAGACTTAGACAGAATACCTGTAAACGCAATGATGCGTACAATGCTTTCCTCTTTATAGTTGCTGCGGTTCCATACTGGTGTCGCTTCCTTCAG TGCCTTAGACGACTGTTTGAAGAGAAAGATCCGATGCAAGGATATAATGGGCTCAAATATTTCTCAACCGTTGTAGCAGTTAGTGTGAGAACAGCTTACAGTCTTAACAGGGGATTGGCGTGGAGGATTGTAGCCTTCATTTCCTCAGCATTTGCAGCAGTCTTTAGTACATATTGGGACCTCGTTTTTGATTGGGGCCTGCTGCAAAAGCACTCTAAGAATCCTTGGTTGAGAGATAAACTCCTTATTCCTTACAAGAGTGTATATTTTGGAGCTATG GTTCTGAATGTCCTGCTGAGACTTGCCTGGTTACAAACTGTGTTGAATTTCAAGTTGCCTTTCCTACACACTGAAGCCTTAGTTACAATTGTTGCCTGCCTGGAGATTATTCGTCGTGGCATATGGAATTTCTTCAG AATAGAGAATGAGCATTTGAACAATGTCGGCAAGTATCGTGCATTCAAGTCAGTACCTCTACCTTTCAACTACgatgaagaagacgaagaaaaGGACGAGTAG